Proteins encoded together in one Lathyrus oleraceus cultivar Zhongwan6 chromosome 5, CAAS_Psat_ZW6_1.0, whole genome shotgun sequence window:
- the LOC127078770 gene encoding calcium-dependent protein kinase SK5 has protein sequence MSNSSNPPPPKPTWVLPYVTENLRELYTLGRKLGQGQFGTTYLCTHNPTGRTYACKSIPKKKLLCKEDYDDVWREIQIMHHLSEHPNVVRIHGTYEDSFSVHLVMELCEGGELFDRIVKKGHYSEREAAKLIRTIVEVVENCHSLGVMHRDLKPENFLFDTVDEDAVLKTTDFGLSAFYKPGEIFSDVVGSPYYVAPEVLHKHYGPEADVWSAGIILYILLSGVPPFWAETEQGIFRQILQGRLDFQSEPWPGISDSAKDLIRKMLDRNPKNRFTAHQVLCHPWIVDDNIAPDKPLDSAVLTRLKQFSAMNKLKKMALRVIAEMLSEEEIGGLKELFRMLDADSSGTITLDELKEGLKRVGSELMESEIKDLMDAADVDNNGTLDYGEFIAATVHLNKLEREENLLSAFSYFDKDGSGYITIDEIQVACKEFGLDDIHIDEMVKEIDQDNDGQIDYGEFAAMMRKGNGGMGRRTMTSRLNFRNALGIIGNGSN, from the exons ATGTCGAATTCCAGCAACCCACCACCACCAAAACCCACATGGGTTCTCCCTTACGTAACAGAGAATCTCCGTGAACTCTACACCTTAGGTAGAAAACTGGGTCAAGGTCAATTCGGCACCACCTATCTCTGCACACACAACCCAACCGGTCGAACCTACGCTTGCAAATCAATCCCAAAGAAGAAGCTTCTATGCAAAGAGGATTACGATGATGTGTGGAGAGAGATTCAGATAATGCACCATTTATCTGAGCATCCTAATGTTGTCAGGATCCATGGGACTTATGAGGATTCGTTTTCTGTTCATTTGGTTATGGAGCTTTGTGAAGGTGGTGAGTTGTTTGATAGGATTGTGAAGAAGGGGCATTATAGTGAGAGGGAAGCTGCTAAGTTGATTAGAACTATTGTTGAGGTTGTTGAAAATTGTCATTCTCTTGGTGTTATGCATAGAGACCTTAAGCCTGAGAATTTTTTGTTTGATACTGTTGATGAAGATGCTGTTCTCAAAACTACTGATTTTGGGTTGTCTGCTTTTTACAAGCCAG GTGAAATCTTTAGTGATGTTGTTGGAAGCCCATACTATGTTGCACCAGAGGTTTTGCACAAGCATTATGGACCCGAGGCTGATGTGTGGAGTGCCGGGATTATTTTGTACATCTTATTAAGCGGGGTGCCGCCATTTTGGGCTG AGACAGAACAAGGGATCTTCAGACAGATTTTGCAGGGAAGACTTGATTTCCAGTCTGAGCCATGGCCTGGGATTTCAGACAGCGCCAAGGATCTAATTCGAAAAATGCTTGATAGGAATCCGAAAAATAGGTTTACAGCTCACCAAGTGCTAT GTCATCCATGGATTGTCGATGATAACATTGCACCAGACAAACCTCTTGATTCGGCTGTTTTAACTCGCTTGAAGCAGTTCTCTGCAATGAATAAACTTAAAAAGATGGCTTTACGT GTTATTGCGGAGATGCTGTCCGAGGAAGAAATTGGCGGTTTGAAAGAGTTATTCAGGATGCTTGATGCTGACAGTAGTGGAACCATAACATTGGATGAGCTAAAAGAAGGCTTAAAGCGAGTAGGATCTGAACTTATGGAATCTGAAATCAAGGATCTTATGGATGCA GCAGATGTTGATAATAACGGCACGCTCGACTACGGTGAATTCATTGCTGCTACTGTCCACTTAAACAAGCTGGAAAGAGAGGAAAATCTCTTGTCTGCATTCTCCTACTTTGACAAAGATGGAAGTGGTTACATAACCATTGACGAGATTCAAGTAGCTTGTAAGGAGTTCGGTTTGGATGATATCCATATCGATGAAATGGTCAAGGAAATTGATCAAGATAAT GATGGACAAATAGATTATGGAGAATTTGCTGCCATGATGAGAAAGGGCAATGGCGGGATGGGAAGACGAACCATGACAAGCAGACTCAATTTCAGAAATGCTCTTGGAATCATAGGCAATGGGTCCAATTAA